The DNA sequence TGTAAGATCTGGGCTTTACTTCGGGAATTTCTCTTTGACGTTGTACACGCGAACGTAGTCGAAGCGCGCGGTGAAGTCCGGCCCGCCCATCGACACGAGGCCGATGCGGGCGTTGGCGTCAAGTTGGTGCGTCCAGGTGCTGCCGCGCGTCCAGGTCGTGCCGTTGCGGCTCGTGGAGGCCGTGTACAGCTCTTCGCCGTTCTCGGTCGTCCTGGCGATGCGCAGCCAGATCGCATCGGGCGCCGCCGCGCTGAGCACCGTGTTGCCGTACCTCGGAAAGCCCGGAGCCACAGGACCTTGCTCTTTGGCGAACTCAATCTGGCGCGTGTCCCAGATGCTCGCTTGCGTGAGCTTCACGAAATTGTCGTCGTTGCCGTATATGACGAGACCCGCTTGACGGAAGTTGAAGCAGCAGCCCGACCCTGGAAGATTAACGCTGAGCTTGACTTCGACGAGGTAGTCGCCTTGTGGAACCGGGCGGGTGAGCACGGAAGCGTTGTTGATGTCCCCGAACAGGTCGGCATTTTGGGTGTCGAAGCGCAGAACGCCGCCCTCGAGGCTGGCCGCGCTCGGCGCGGGCGGACGTATCCACGTCCAGGCGCCATCGAGCGTCGTACCGTTGAATTCGTCGCTGAACGCGGCGAGCAGCTTGCCAGGTTGCGCTACTTTCTCTTTCGGCGTGCGGTAGGCGCTGCGCTGACCGGGTTGCGCTGCCGGAGCGGGCATGACTTCGTCGGACGCCCCGAGGCCGCCGCGCACGGTGGGCCAGCCGCTCTCCCAGTCGATCGGATCGAGCAGCGCTGGCCGCTTGTTCAGGCCGCCAGGCTGCGCGAGGTACGGATCGAAGCGGTCGATGGCGTGGTACACCGTCCAGTCTTGCCCGCTCGCGTCGGTGAAGACCGCGTTGTGCCCAGGGCCCACCCAGCGGTTCCCGTTCATGCTCAACATGGGTGTCCCGCCCACGTAGGTGGCGCTGAGGTCCACGCCGTCACGGTCGAGGAAGGGGCCATCAGGGCTGCGCGAGCGGCCCACGAACACGCTGTAGCCCGTGAGGGGACCCCGGCAGCAGTCCGTGGCTGACGCAAACAGGTAGTACCAGCCGTCTTTTTGGAAGACGTTGCTGCCCTCGTACCGGTTGGCGCTGGCGATCTCTTTTTGCGTGGCTGGATCGGAGCGCAGGCCGTCCGCCGAGAGTTTGCGTACAGCGACGCCGCCGAAGTACGAGCCGTAGTAGATCCAGTTTTGCCCGGACGTGTCTTGAATAACGTCCGCGTCAAACACCCAGCGGCGGGCGTTCGGGTCCCCTACGGGAGGCCTCTGCGGCTCGACCACCGGGCCGCCGCTGTCCACCCAGGGTCCGGTGGGGGAATCACTTGTGGCCACACCGATGGCGCTGCCGCCCCTAACCGTGTCGCTCGCCGTGTAGTACAGGAAATACTTTCCGTTGAGGTACGCAACCTCCGGCGCCCACATGCCCGCGTCCGGCCAAACCCACGAGGGCCGCTGAGAGAAGGCGTCGCCGACGTACGTCCAATTCACGAGGTCTGTGGACTTCGCCATCGTAATGAGGCGGAAGTTGAAGTTGCCGTTCGCGTCGCGGTCGCCCGCGTTCAAAGGATCGGTCGTGCAGTACAGGTACCACTGGCGGTCGCCCGGTTGCTGCCCGCGCACAATGTCGGGATCGGCGCACGTGTCCACGGTGCCAAGCGGCCCCGCGTTAATCGTCAACTTGTTGCGGTACGTGCCCGGACGGCCTTCGCGAACGTTTTGCGCCTCGGTGGACGCGCCCGACAGGTTGACTGTGGGCGGCGCTTGTTGACAACCCACAAGGACGGTGAGAAGAGCTGCGAATCCGCCGGCCGGTAAACGACGACGGAGTGTAGGAACAATACCCTTCATGTCTTCCTCCCTACGGCTGGAGCCAAAGCGAACCCGTGCACCGACGCTGCGTAGCGCGCGTGCATTGAAAGTATTGAACTCTGCAGTGCCCTCACATTAGCATAATTTTGCTTAAGTTGTTACTTTCAACAATCTTCGTCACTAATGCAGTCTTTGAGACTGGCATGCACCCGGAGCGCTCCCAGCGGGCGCTGAGGCGTGCGAGGTCGGGAGCCCTGAATGTGAAGAGGGCGGCGGGAAGCTGATCGCGAGCGGCCTTGAGGCCTTCGGCGGCCAGTTCGTCGGCGGTGGCGAGGTGGGGTGGGTTTGTCCGTAGGTCGCGATGTTCCGCTGCCCATACGGGTTGCTCCCACCAGGCCCGCTGAAGCGGGCCGGCGCGGGATTATGGGTTCAGGTTGGCGACTGAATTGGGAGAGGGCCGGAATACCCAAAAGCACGCGCTGCACGGCGGTCGGCGTCCACGATCTCCGTTCCCGAATTCATCGGGGAAACGTACAGGACGTCCTCGCGCAACGCCATTCTCAGATGGCCCTCTGGAACCGTCCAGAGCGTCAATGGCCGCCTGGCCAGCGCGGATCGTCCGGTGAGGTCACCCAGGCGTCCACAGACCCCGCCTTGATCCACTGAATGTCGTTCGCGTCCGCCATCTCGCCCTCAGTCTGCCGTGGTGGACCGGAAAACGGTCTTACGAAGCAGGTTTCCACTCATCCCTGTGTCATCGACGAGGAACGGCGGGCTGGCCAGGATCATTCCTGAGTCCCCGCTTGTTGCCTGGGGCTCCACGACTTCCTCCACGTCCACGGGCTTCAGGCGCTGCTCGCCGAAGACCTCGGTTTCTGGCCTGCCGTCCTTGAGAAATTCAGCGCTGATGCGCACGCCGG is a window from the Deinococcus hopiensis KR-140 genome containing:
- a CDS encoding family 43 glycosylhydrolase produces the protein MGCQQAPPTVNLSGASTEAQNVREGRPGTYRNKLTINAGPLGTVDTCADPDIVRGQQPGDRQWYLYCTTDPLNAGDRDANGNFNFRLITMAKSTDLVNWTYVGDAFSQRPSWVWPDAGMWAPEVAYLNGKYFLYYTASDTVRGGSAIGVATSDSPTGPWVDSGGPVVEPQRPPVGDPNARRWVFDADVIQDTSGQNWIYYGSYFGGVAVRKLSADGLRSDPATQKEIASANRYEGSNVFQKDGWYYLFASATDCCRGPLTGYSVFVGRSRSPDGPFLDRDGVDLSATYVGGTPMLSMNGNRWVGPGHNAVFTDASGQDWTVYHAIDRFDPYLAQPGGLNKRPALLDPIDWESGWPTVRGGLGASDEVMPAPAAQPGQRSAYRTPKEKVAQPGKLLAAFSDEFNGTTLDGAWTWIRPPAPSAASLEGGVLRFDTQNADLFGDINNASVLTRPVPQGDYLVEVKLSVNLPGSGCCFNFRQAGLVIYGNDDNFVKLTQASIWDTRQIEFAKEQGPVAPGFPRYGNTVLSAAAPDAIWLRIARTTENGEELYTASTSRNGTTWTRGSTWTHQLDANARIGLVSMGGPDFTARFDYVRVYNVKEKFPK